The sequence AGGCTCCTGCCCTGCTTCCAGGTATAGAGCAGGGTAAAAATAAACAGCCCTATAACCAGAGGGAACCATGCTCCATGCAGCAGTTTGCTCGCACTCGCCCCGAAAAACGACAGATCGATGATAAAAAAGAAGGTGATCATCACATCGATAGCCAGCTTGTTCCATTTCCATATATCACGGGCAACATAATAGAACAACACCGTGGAAATCAGCATGGTCGCCGTCACGGCAACGCCGTAAGCCGCAGCAAGCCTGCTCGACGAACCGAATCCGATAACCAGACCGATGGTCGAAACCATCAGACCCCAGTTAGCCGCTGGAACATAAATCTGCCCGAAATGACCCGCAGAAGTGTGGCGGATGGTGAGGCGGGGAAAATACCCAAGCTGAATCGCCTGCTGGGTCAACGAAAACACGCCGGTAATGAGCGCCTGGGAAGCGATAATCGTAGCCGTCGTCGAAAGAATCACCATAGGAATAAGGCCCCATGAGGGAACCAGCGCATAGAACGGATGGTGCGATTCCTGAGGCGAAGCAAGCAGCAGAGCCCCCTGACCGAAATAGTTAAGCAGCAGCGACGGGAGAACAAATAAAGCCCAGGTAAGACGAATCGGAGTTTTTCCGAAATGACCCATATCGGCATAGAGCGCTTCCGCGCCGGTTACGGAAAGAAATACCGCGCCGAGGACCAGAAAGCCCTGCAAATGGTTTCCCAGAAGAAACCGGAAGCCATACCAGGGAAAAACCGCCTTGAGAATCTCTGGATACCGGATAATCTCGATCAGACCCAGAACCGCGATAACGGCAAACCAGACCATAATGATCGGGCCGAAAAAAGCCCCCACCTTGGCCGTACCGTGATGCTGAAAGAAAAACAGACCGGTAAGAATCACCACCGTCACCGGAATCACCAGAGTCTTGAACGCCGGAGCAATAATCTGCAACCCCTCGACCGCGCTGAGCACCGAAATCGCCGGCGTGATCATACCGTCGCCATACAAGAGAGAAGCGCCGAACAAACCTATCGCTACAAGAAACCACCGCTCATGCCGGTTCTTGCGGCTATGACCGATAATGAGCGCCGTCAATGCAAGAATTCCTCCCTCGCCCTCGTTATCGGCCTTCATGATAAAGGTCAGATACTTCAGCGAAACAATAAGAATCAGCGCCCAGAAAAGCAGCGAGAGCACTCCCAGAACATTATCGTGAGAGACCGCAATACCGTAATCGCCGTGAAAACACTCCCTGATAGCGTACAGAGGACTGGTGCCGATATCGCCGAACACCACCCCCAGAGCTACAAGAGAAAGAGACGCAATACTTTTAAAACTTGAATCGTTGGATAAATGAGATAACTCACCACTATCTGTTGAACTTGCCATAGAAAGAATACCTGCTTTTATAAATAAGCCTGTTAACCGAAAAACAGAGAAATCCGGACACCGCTCTGAAAATCAGGAATTACAAAACCCGGCTTACCAGAAAACACAATCGAATTTAAAGAAAAAGAAATCAGTTAATCAAACAAAGCACCGGAAAAGAACCGAATTACGCAACAAAGAACAAGGCAATACAACAAATATAATCATATACAAAAAAACAGAGTGGACAAAGCTCGAAAGCCTCACGAAACCGCTCTCTTTCCGGAGCCCATCAGACCAATTTCGAGTGGGTACTGGGTACTGGGTACTGGGTACTGGGTACTGGGTACTGGGTACTGGGTACTGGGTACTGGGTACTGGGAAGAAAAAATACTGCCTCCGGCGGCAATCCATTGCATTTTTTCAAACAAAGGCAAAAAAATTCCCCACCACTCACCCTGGCTCCCGACTTCCAGCCCACCGCCCACAGCTAACCGCTCACAATCTTCCAGCCCAACGCTCTCCACTCATCACTCATCACTCATTGCTCATCGCTCATTGCTCATTGCTCATCGCTCATTGCTCATCGCTCATTGCTCATTGCTCATCGCTCATTGCTCATTGCTCATCGCTCATTGCTCATTGCTCATTGCTCATCGCTCATTGCTCATTGCTCATCGCTCATTGCTCATTGCTCATTGCTCATTGCTCATCGCTCATTGCTCATCGCTCATTGCTCATTGCTCATCGCTCATTGCTCATTGCTCATCGCTCATTGCTCATTGCTCATCGCTCATTGCTCATCGCTCATTGCTCATCGCTCATCGCTCATTGCTCATTGCTCATTGCTCATTGCTCATTGCTCATTGCTCATTGCTCATTGCTCATTGCTCATTGCTCATCACCCCATTACCCATTCACCGCTCACTCTCCACCCCCATGATTCATAAGTTTCAACGGCGTCCCCTAATCCTGGCAATGCAAAGAGAGCACTCTTCTTTCCCCAATCCAAAATCCAAAATCTCTTCCCCCTCTTTCCCTCCCCACCACTCACCCTGGCTCCCGACTTCCAGCCCACCGCCCACAGCTAACCGCTCACAATCTTCCAGCCCAACGCTCTCCACTCATCACTCATCACTCATCGCTCATCGCTCATTGCTCATTGCTCATCGCTCATCGCTCATTGCTCATCGCTCATCGCTCATCACCCCACTACCCACTACCCAATCTCCTCCCCGCTTTCCGAATCCCGATTCACCATCCATATTATTATATTATAAATTCGCTCGACAACACATAAACCAAACAGATGCTCTCATGACCAAAATACTGTTCGACCATCTTGACGAATCGATAAAGCTTGAACTGAACCTCGCAAAACTCTATACCGTACTCAACGACCTCTTTCCGGACGATGAAGACTTCTGGTGGCAGCTCTCCATGGAAGAACGCGGTCATGCCGCCCTGCTGCAACAGGAGAAAAAACAACCGCAGCCGCTCCCGTTTTTTCCGGAAAACCTTCTGGCTGACGATCTCCCGGCGCTGATTGCCGCCAACACGCGCATCCTCGGCCTGATCGAGCAATACGCACAGCAGGCTCCGTCACGAAAAGAAGCCTTCCAGACCGCTCTCGAGCTCGAACTTGCCGCCGGAGAAGCCCATTTTCAGGACTTTCTCGACACCCCTTCGCTATCGCCATCCGTTACGATTTTCAAACAACTGAACCAGGACGACCGCGATCACGCCGAAAGAATCCGTGAATACATGCGGGAAAACGGAATGGCCTGATAAAAACAAAAAATCGGGAAACTATCAGCCGAGGGAGCTTGTTGCATCTTATAAATTCACAACTGCATATTTATTAATACTTTATAAAAGACCAAACAATACAAGGAGAACCTGCATGCTCAGCAAAAAACTTGAAAAAGCGCTAAACGAACAGATAAATCACGAATTCGCATCATCATACCTCTACCTCTCGATGGCCGCGTATGCCGAATCTGAAAATCTTCCTGGCTTTGCAAGCTGGCTCAAACTGCAGACAAAAGAAGAGATGGGCCATGCCATGAAACTTTACAAATTCGTAAACGAACGTGGCGGAAAAGTGGAACTGATGGCTCTTGAACAGCCGAAAAACAGCTTCAAATCGCCGGCCGGGCTCTTCGAAGAGGTACTTGGACACGAGCGCAAGATCACCTCGCTCATCAACAAGCTCTACGAAACAGCTCTCGAAGAGAAAGACTACGCGGCTCAGGTCATGCTCCACTGGTTCATTGAAGAACAGGTAGAAGAAGAAGCCGCTGCATCGGAAATCCTCGAAACTCTGAAAATTGCCGGCGAAAAAGGCCATGCCCTTATCATGATGGACCGTCAGCTTGCCCGCCGCGGCCAGGGCTGAACAAAGCCTTTCCGGCCGGACAAACCGGTAGCGACCAGATCATACCGCAATAAAAAAAGCTGCCCTCTCCGGCAGCTTTTTTTGGGTACCCTCCAAAAAGAGATATGCCGCTCATGAAAGCGTAACAAACCGCTGCGCAAAACTGCCATCTTCGCCGATAACCATCTCGCTGTACCGGTCCGGACCGTATCGGAAACTGCCGCCATTGACAATCTGAACGCCGCCCATCGCGTAGGTCTGAAAACGGTGAAAATGGCCATGCACTATCACATTCGTCCGCAACTCCTGCATGACGGCCAGATACTCGTCACGATTTATCAGCTCCATTGTCCAGTCGAAAGCCTGATCTATCGGTGAAGAAGTCCCGTACACCCTGAGCGCATGATGGCACAATCCAATCACAAAACTCCCCCGAAGCGCCTCGGCAACACTCGGCTGGCTCAATGCCCTGAATTCAGCCGGATCGATAAACCCTCTTGCTCCGAGCGGATTATCCGAACGGTGCCATGGCCATACCGAATTAACCCCCACAAAAGCCAGAGAAACCCGGGGAAAACGCATCACCTTCACATATGGAAACCCCTTCTTAATCTCCCCGTCTCCCCCCATCAGATCGCCGAACAGGGCGCAGAAACCCGAAAGCCGCTCCTGAAGCGCCCTTTTCCGGCTGCCCGGAAAAGGATTCAACGCGTTATAAATGCGCATCTCCTCCTCGATAGTGATCAGGTCATGATTGCCGGGAATCAGGGTCGTGCGCTCCCACGAACAAAAATCATGTTCCCTGAGTTTTTCTCGCATAACAGGCCACTCCGCAGGCATATAGGTATCGAAAAGATCCCCTGTAATAACGAGATGATCGATCTTCCTCTCGTTAAAATGCCGGAGCATCCGGTCAAGAGATGCAAGGCTGCGCCGGTCATGGCGGCCCGCCAGATGAAGATCCGAAATATGCGCTACAGTTACGGTATTATGAATCACGCGATACGAATTGCGGTTTTAAAAACTAAAAGAGTAAATTAAGCCATATTTGCTTTCAATGCAGCCTGTGCAGTACAGAAAAGAAAGATACAATCTTTCATGCAACTTGCTCCACAGAACACATTTAACTATTCCCGCAAACATATGCGCAAAACCGTATCATCCTGTAAAGAGCTAACAAGAAACCTCTGGTGGTCATGGGACACCGAAGCCAAAGAAATCTTCAAAGAACTCTCCCCGATTCTCTGGGAGCGCGTCAACCATAACCCCGTTGAGCTCCTGCGTCATATATCCAACGAAGAACTCCAGTCGCGCTGCCAGTGCGATCTGGGTAAAAAAATCGAACGGGTAGCCGAACGCTTCAGAAGCTACATGAACGAACCGGCCACCTGGGCAGCCGCAAACGCGCCAGAACTGGTCAAAAACCCGGTAGCCTATTTCTGCGCCGAATTCGGCATACACGAAAGCGTGCGAATCTATTCCGGAGGACTCGGCGTCCTTGCCGGCGATCACATCAAATCCGCAAGTGACCTCGGCATCAACTTCGTCGGCATAACCCTGTTCTACAAAGAAGGATACTTCCGCCAGTACCTCAACCACGACGGCTGGCAGCTCGAAGACTACCCGCTTCAGTACGCCGAAAGCCTGCCGATCGAAAAAGTAATCGGCCCCGACGGCAAGGACCTCATCATTTCGGTAAACATAGCCCAGAGCGAAGTCTTCGCACAGGCATGGAGCCTCAAGGTAGGCCGTGCAACCCTCTACCTGCTCGACACCAACATTCCGGCCAACGAATCGCACTACCGCGACATCTGCTGCCGTGTGTACGGCGGCGACCAGAACATGCGTATCAACCAGGAAATCGTGCT comes from Chlorobium limicola DSM 245 and encodes:
- a CDS encoding ferritin; its protein translation is MLSKKLEKALNEQINHEFASSYLYLSMAAYAESENLPGFASWLKLQTKEEMGHAMKLYKFVNERGGKVELMALEQPKNSFKSPAGLFEEVLGHERKITSLINKLYETALEEKDYAAQVMLHWFIEEQVEEEAAASEILETLKIAGEKGHALIMMDRQLARRGQG
- a CDS encoding metallophosphoesterase family protein, giving the protein MIHNTVTVAHISDLHLAGRHDRRSLASLDRMLRHFNERKIDHLVITGDLFDTYMPAEWPVMREKLREHDFCSWERTTLIPGNHDLITIEEEMRIYNALNPFPGSRKRALQERLSGFCALFGDLMGGDGEIKKGFPYVKVMRFPRVSLAFVGVNSVWPWHRSDNPLGARGFIDPAEFRALSQPSVAEALRGSFVIGLCHHALRVYGTSSPIDQAFDWTMELINRDEYLAVMQELRTNVIVHGHFHRFQTYAMGGVQIVNGGSFRYGPDRYSEMVIGEDGSFAQRFVTLS
- a CDS encoding potassium transporter Kup — protein: MASSTDSGELSHLSNDSSFKSIASLSLVALGVVFGDIGTSPLYAIRECFHGDYGIAVSHDNVLGVLSLLFWALILIVSLKYLTFIMKADNEGEGGILALTALIIGHSRKNRHERWFLVAIGLFGASLLYGDGMITPAISVLSAVEGLQIIAPAFKTLVIPVTVVILTGLFFFQHHGTAKVGAFFGPIIMVWFAVIAVLGLIEIIRYPEILKAVFPWYGFRFLLGNHLQGFLVLGAVFLSVTGAEALYADMGHFGKTPIRLTWALFVLPSLLLNYFGQGALLLASPQESHHPFYALVPSWGLIPMVILSTTATIIASQALITGVFSLTQQAIQLGYFPRLTIRHTSAGHFGQIYVPAANWGLMVSTIGLVIGFGSSSRLAAAYGVAVTATMLISTVLFYYVARDIWKWNKLAIDVMITFFFIIDLSFFGASASKLLHGAWFPLVIGLFIFTLLYTWKQGRSLMLKQLKDRTLTVDEFIQSLSLQQPQRVSGQAVYLTANPDVIPVALLHNMRHNKILHSEVALFHFSTERVPRVPNSRKVEVVKCGDGIYKVVARYGFMESPSIRQVFSLAHHKGFHFRLEATSFFLSREKIVTGLKSKMGVWRKKLYALMMRNAISATGYYDLPSGQVIEIGMQVQI